The Deinococcus aestuarii nucleotide sequence AGGCATCACATCGTGGCTGACCAGCGTTCAACGGCCTGGAAGTCAGCGGTGATGCACTGGATTCAAAGCCTGAGCAGACGTGTCCAGGGCTTGTTGGAACCATAGGGGCACGGCCTCCCTGAAATAGCGCCTTGCCCAACCAGTCGCCCACTGCTGGAATTGACCCCGGACGATGGCCGTTCGCGCGCGCGTCACGAGGCGGTGGAGGTAGCGGACATTGTGCAGCGAGAGCATTCGGGGAGCGAGCAGTTCCTCGGCCCGGACAAGGTGGGCCAGGTAAGCGCGCGTGAAGTGGAGGCAGGCGTAGCAGTCGCAGTCGGCATCGAGGGGTTGGAGCTGGGTTCGTGGCGCGCTGGAATTCATGTTCAGGCGGCCGTCATCCGTCAGGGCGTACCCAAACCGTCCTGTGCGCGTGGGATATACACAGTCGAACATATCGACACCGAGGGCGATAGCGGCCACGAGGTCTTCGGGGTGCCCGACGCCCATCAGATAACGAGGCTTGTGCTCGGGCAGCTGCGCCGCCGTCGAGGCGACGGCCGGGTACATCTCTTCCTTGGGCTCCCCCACGGCCAGACCCCCGATGGCAAATCCCGGTGTTTCGAACGGCAGCGTCAGGTCCAGGCTCAGGGCCCGAAGGTCCTCGTGAACTCCACCTTGCACGATGGCAAACAGCGCCTGATCACCGCGACTCTTCACAGCCTGACATCGCTCCAACCACCGCACGGTGCGCTCCAGACTGCGGCGGATGTAGTCCCGCTCGGCCGGATAGGGGGGGCACTCGTCGAAGGCCATGATCACGTCCGCGCCCAATGCCTCCTGCACGCCGATGCTGCGCTCC carries:
- the tgt gene encoding tRNA guanosine(34) transglycosylase Tgt; this encodes MFEFEVQHRDGRARAATFSTPRATVQTPMFMPVGTQGTVKGISPQELLDVGSQMILANTYHLMLRPGERLVEAHGGLAGFTAYPGPFLTDSGGFQVMSLGHLRKITEEGVTFKSHVDGSLVNLTPERSIGVQEALGADVIMAFDECPPYPAERDYIRRSLERTVRWLERCQAVKSRGDQALFAIVQGGVHEDLRALSLDLTLPFETPGFAIGGLAVGEPKEEMYPAVASTAAQLPEHKPRYLMGVGHPEDLVAAIALGVDMFDCVYPTRTGRFGYALTDDGRLNMNSSAPRTQLQPLDADCDCYACLHFTRAYLAHLVRAEELLAPRMLSLHNVRYLHRLVTRARTAIVRGQFQQWATGWARRYFREAVPLWFQQALDTSAQALNPVHHR